One genomic region from Zalophus californianus isolate mZalCal1 chromosome 12, mZalCal1.pri.v2, whole genome shotgun sequence encodes:
- the LOC113911712 gene encoding LOW QUALITY PROTEIN: caprin-1-like (The sequence of the model RefSeq protein was modified relative to this genomic sequence to represent the inferred CDS: inserted 4 bases in 2 codons; substituted 2 bases at 2 genomic stop codons) gives MPSATSHSGSGSKSSGPPPPSRSSRSEAASGAGAAAPASQHPATGTGAVQTEAMKQILGVIDKKLRNLEKKKGKLDDYQERMNKGERLNQDQLDAVSKYQEVTNNLEFAKELQRSFMALXDIQKTIKKTARREQLMREEAEQKRLKTVLELQYVLDKLGDDEVRTDLKQGLNGVPILSEEELSLLDEFYKLADPERDMSLRLNEQYEHASIHLWDLLEGKEKAVCGTTYKALKEIVERVFQSNYFDSTHNHQNGLCEEGEAASAPTVEDQVAEAEPEPAEEYTEQSEVESTXYVNRQFMAETQFSSGEKEQVDEWTVETVEVVNSLQQQPQAASPSVPEPHSLTPVAQADPLVRRQXVQDLMAQMQGPYNFIXDSMLDFENQTLDPAIVSAQPMNPTQNMDMPQLVCPPVHSESRLAQPNQVPVQPEATQVPLVSSTSEGYTASQPLYQPSHATEQRPQKEPIDQIQATISLNTDQTTASSSLLAASQPQVFQAGTSKPLHSSGINVNAAPFQSMQMVFNMNAPVPPVNEPETLKQQNQYQASYNQSFSSQPHQVEQTDLQQEQLQTVVGTYHGSQDQPHQVTGNHQQPPQQNTGFPRSSQPYYNSRGVSRGGSRGARGLMNGYRGPANGFRGGYDGYRPSFSNTPNSGYTQSQFSAPRHYSGYQRDGYQQNFKRGSGQSGPRGAPRGRGGPPRPNRGMPQMNTQQVN, from the exons ATGCCCTCGGCCACCAGCCACAGCGGAAGCGGCAGCAAGTCGTCCGGACCGCCACCCCCGTCGCGTTCCTCCAGGAGTGAGGCGGCGTCGGGGGCCGGGGCAGCTGCGCCTGCTTCCCAGCACCCCGCAACCGGCACCGGCGCTGTCCAGACCGAGGCCATGAAGCAGATCCTCGGGGTGATCGACAAGAAACTTCGGAACCTGGAGAAGAAAAAGGGCAAGCTTGATGATTACCAGGAAcgaatgaacaaaggggaaaggCTTAATCAAGATCAGCTGGATGCCGTATCTAAGTACCAGGAAGTCACAAATAATTTGGAGTTTGCAAAAGAATTACAGAGGAGTTTCATGGCATT AGATAttcagaaaacaataaagaagacAGCGCGTCGGGAGCAGCTTATGAGAGAAGAAGCAGAACAGAAACGTTTAAAAACTGTACTTGAGCTCCAGTATGTTTTAGACAAATTGGGAGATGATGAGGTGAGAACTGATCTGAAGCAAGGTTTGAATGGAGTGCCAATATTGTCTGAAGAGGAATTGTCATTGTTGGATGAATTCTACAAATTAGCCGACCCTGAACGGGACATGAGCTTGAGGTTGAATGAGCAGTATGAACATGCTTCCATTCACCTATGGGACTtactggaaggaaaggaaaaagctgTATGTGGAACAACCTATAAAGCTCTAAAGGAAATTGTTGAGCGTGTTTTCCAGTCAAACTACTTTGACAGCACTCACAACCACCAGAATGGGCTATGTGAGGAAGGAGAGGCAGCCTCAGCACCTACAGTTGAAGACCAGGTAGCTGAAGCTGAACCTGAGCCAGCAGAAGAATACACCGAACAAAGTGAAGTTGAATCAAC GTATGTAAATAGACAATTTATGGCAGAAACACAGTTCAGCAGTGGAGAAAAGGAGCAGGTAGATGAGTGGACAGTTGAAACAGTTGAGGTGGTAAATTCACTCCAGCAGCAACCTCAGGCTGCATCTCCTTCAGTACCAGAGCCCCACTCTTTGACTCCAGTGGCTCAGGCAGATCCCCTTGTGAGAAGACAGTGAGTCCAGGACCTTATGGCGCAAATGCAGGGGCCCTATAATTTCATATAGGATTCAATGCTGGATTTTGAAAACCAGACACTTGATCCTGCCATTGTATCTGCACAGCCTATGAATCCGACACAAAACATGGACATGCCTCAGCTGGTTTGCCCTCCGGTTCATTCTGAATCTAGACTTGCTCAGCCTAATCAAGTTCCTGTACAACCAGAAGCTACACAGGTTCCTTTGGTTTCATCCACAAGTGAGGGGTATACAGCATCTCAACCCTTGTACCAGCCTTCTCATGCTACAGAGCAGCGACCACAAAAGGAACCAATTGACCAGATTCAGGCAACAATCTCTTTAAATACAGACCAGACTACAGCATCATCATCCCTTCTGGCTGCTTCTCAGCCTCAGGTGTTCCAGGCTGGGACAAGCAAACCATTACATAGTAGTGGAATCAATGTAAATGCAGCTCCATTCCAATCCATGCAAATGGTGTTCAATATGAATGCCCCAGTTCCTCCTGTTAATGAACCAGAAACTTTGAAACAGCAAAATCAGTACCAGGCCAGTTATAACCAGAGCTTTTCTAGTCAGCCTCACCAAGTAGAACAGACAGACCTTCAGCAAGAACAGCTTCAAACAGTGGTTGGCACCTACCATGGTTCCCAGGACCAGCCCCATCAAGTGACTGGTAACCACCAGCAGCCTCCCCAGCAGAACACTGGATTTCCACGTAGCAGTCAGCCCTATTATAACAGTCGTGGTGTGTCTCGTGGCGGTTCCCGTGGTGCTAGAGGCTTGATGAATGGATACAGGGGCCCTGCCAATGGATTCAGAGGAGGATATGATGGTTACCGCCCTTCATTCTCTAACACTCCAAACAGTGGTTATACACAGTCTCAGTTCAGTGCTCCCCGGCACTACTCTGGCTATCAGCGGGATGGATATCAGCAGAATTTCAAGCGAGGCTCTGGGCAGAGTGGACCACGGGGAGCCCCACGAGGTCGTGGAGGGCCCCCAAGACCCAACAGAGGGATGCCGCAAATGAACACTCAGCAAGTGAATTAA